The following are from one region of the Aspergillus luchuensis IFO 4308 DNA, chromosome 4, nearly complete sequence genome:
- the ILV5 gene encoding Ketol-acid reductoisomerase (BUSCO:EOG09262N3C;~COG:E;~EggNog:ENOG410PHY1;~InterPro:IPR013023,IPR000506,IPR013116,IPR036291, IPR016207,IPR008927,IPR013328;~PFAM:PF01450,PF07991;~antiSMASH:Cluster_4.7;~go_function: GO:0004455 - ketol-acid reductoisomerase activity [Evidence IEA];~go_function: GO:0016491 - oxidoreductase activity [Evidence IEA];~go_process: GO:0009082 - branched-chain amino acid biosynthetic process [Evidence IEA];~go_process: GO:0055114 - oxidation-reduction process [Evidence IEA]) encodes MASRGLPRALRLARVSAPRSVVTAALPRPSLAKAASAALPRVTATPVVPSRGVKTITFADDKETVYEREDWPREKLQEYFKNDTLALIGYGSQGHGQGLNLRDQGLNVIVGVRKDGASWKEAIQDGWVPGKNLFDVTEAVQKGTIIMNLLSDAAQSETWPTLKPLITKGKTLYFSHGFSPVFKDLTKVDVPSDVDVILVAPKGSGRTVRTLFREGRGINSSVAVFQDVTGQAKERAIAMGVAVGSGYLYETTFEKEVYSDLYGERGCLMGGIHGMFLAQYEVLRERGHSPSEAFNETVEEATQSLYPLIGANGMDWMYAACSTTARRGALDWSNRFKDNLKPLFNELYDSVRDGTETKRSLEYNSQKDYREKYEKEMQDIRDLEIWRAGKAVRSLRPENQK; translated from the exons ATGGCCTCCCGTGGACTTCCCCGTGCCCTCCGCCTGGCCCGCGTCTCGGCCCCCCGGTCCGTCGTGACTGCTGCTCTCCCCCGTCCCTCCCTGGCCAAGGCTGCCTCCGCCGCTCTCCCCCGTGTGACCGCCACCCCCGTCGTCCCCTCCCGCGGTGTTAAGACCATCACCTTCGCCGATGACAAGGAGACCGTCTACGAGCGTGAGGACTGGCCCCGTGAGAAGCTCCAGGAGTACTTCAAGAACGACACCCTTGCCCTGATCGGCTACGGCTCCCAGGGTCACGGTCAGGGTCTCAACCTCCGTGACCAGGGTCTGAACGTCATTGTTGGTGTCCGTAAGGATGGTGCTTCCTGGAAGGAGGCCATCCAGGACGGCTGGGTTCCCGGCAAGAACCTGTTCGATGTCACCGAGGCTGTCCAGAAGggtaccatcatcatgaaccTGCTCTCCGACGCCGCTCAGTCCGAGACCTGGCCCACCCTGAAGCCCCTCATCACCAAGGGCAAGACTCTCTACTTCTCCCACGGTTTCTCCCCCGTCTTCAAGGACCTCACCAAGGTCGATGTTCCCTCCGACGTCgacgtcatcctcgtcgcccCCAAGGGTTCCGGCCGTACCGTCCGTACCCTTTTCCGTGAGGGCCGTGGTATCAACTCCTCCGTCGCCGTCTTCCAGGACGTCACCGGCCAGGCCAAGGAGCGCGCCATTGCCATGGGTGTCGCCGTCGGTTCCGGCTACCTCTACGAGACCACCTTCGAGAAGGAGGTCTACTCCGACCTCTACGGTGAGCGTGGTTGCCTCATGGGTGGTATCCACGGTATGTTCCTCGCTCAGTACGAGGTCCTCCGTGAGCGTGGCCACTCCCCCTCCGAGGCTTTCAACGAGACCGTCGAGGAGGCTACCCAGTCCCTCTACCCTCTCATCGGTGCCAACGGCATGGACTGGATGTACGCCGCTtgctccaccaccgcccgtCGTGGTGCCCTCGACTGGTCCAACCGCTTCAAGGACAACCTGAAGCCCCTCTTCAACGAGCTCTACGACAGCGTCCGTGATGGCACCGAGACCAAGCGCTCGCTCGAGTACAACTCCCAGAAGGACTACCGCGAGAAGTACGAGAAGGAGATGCAGGACATCCGTGATCTCGAAATCTGGCGCGCCGGCAAGGCCGTTCG CTCCCTCCGCCCCGAGAACCAGAAGTAA
- a CDS encoding uncharacterized protein (COG:S;~EggNog:ENOG410PXWQ;~TransMembrane:7 (o12-31i43-68o88-110i122-143o163-188i200-226o238-258i);~antiSMASH:Cluster_4.7): MGPSAKGEEMIVIVSVLVGLACLSMASRFVARVKRRTGFGVDDCLCFVAVILMLGMLIELILWCFIGGNGYHLSDLDTRAITLFYKIFLSSQFTYFVLTPVIKISFICFYRRLFTTKRFLRFTFCLNILITAWSSGIFMACALQCRPLRAYWDINVKGHCFSATTFIIVNQAFNVVMDFVILAVPIPMIWRLHRSWQDKLALNAVFALGAFVCFASIYRIIVLFYIDLKDVTYTIYDATLWTHIEPSVGVVVSCLPIIRGMFPRCTSAGHKQRTTSSLGHSSTGTTWSGGIEHELFDGRKGLQGGCTIGGRTCHRSENAIELENIRVTTDIEVQIG, encoded by the exons ATGGGCCCCAGCGCcaagggggaggagatgattgTGATTGTCTCCGTCCTGGTCGGCCTTGCGTGCCTCAGTATGGCTTCACGATTTGTTGCCAGAGTCAAGCGGCGCACTGGTTTCGGAGTTGATGATTGTCTCTGCTTCGTGGCTGTCATATTGATGTTGGGGATGTTGATTGAGCTGATTCTGT GGTGTTTCATTGGTGGGAATGGCTACCATTTATCTGATCTCGATACTAGGGCCATTACACTGTTCTATAAA ATATTCCTGTCTAGCCAATTCACCTATTTCGTCTTGACCCCGGTGATCAAGATCTCCTTCATTTGCTTCTACCGCCGCCTCTTCACTACTAAACGCTTCCTTCGCTTCACCTTCTGCCTGAATATCCTCATTACCGCATGGTCTTCGGGTATCTTCATGGCCTGTGCATTGCAATGCCGCCCGCTTCGCGCCTACTGGGACATAAATGTCAAGGGACACTGCTTCAGCGCGACCACTTTCATCATTGTGAATCAGGCTTTCAACGTGGTCATGGACTTTGTCATACTCGCAGTCCCGATACCTATGATTTGGAGACTGCATCGCTCATGGCAGGATAAGCTGGCGTTGAACGCCGTTTTTGCGCTAGGTGCATT TGTATGTTTCGCAAGTATATATCGAATAATAGTTCTATTCTACATCGACCTGAAGGACGTGACAT ATACTATCTACGACGCCACTCTATGGACCCATATCGAGCCATCTGTCGGGGTAGTCGTTTCCTGTCTCCCAATCATCCGCGGAATGTTTCCACGATGTACATCGGCGGGTCACAAACAGCGGACGACTTCAAGTTTAGGGCATTCTTCGACCGGCACAACTTGGTCTGGTGGTATTGAGCACGAGCTTTTTGACGGTCGAAAAGGGCTACAAGGCGGGTGTACAATTGGGGGGAGGACCTGTCATCGGTCTGAGAATGCGATTGAACTCGAGAACATAAGGGTGACGACGGATATAGAGGTGCAGATTGGGTGA
- a CDS encoding tryptophan--tRNA ligase WRS1 (BUSCO:EOG092624KK;~COG:J;~EggNog:ENOG410PII1;~InterPro:IPR002305,IPR002306,IPR014729,IPR001412;~PFAM:PF00579;~antiSMASH:Cluster_4.7;~go_function: GO:0000166 - nucleotide binding [Evidence IEA];~go_function: GO:0004812 - aminoacyl-tRNA ligase activity [Evidence IEA];~go_function: GO:0004830 - tryptophan-tRNA ligase activity [Evidence IEA];~go_function: GO:0005524 - ATP binding [Evidence IEA];~go_process: GO:0006418 - tRNA aminoacylation for protein translation [Evidence IEA];~go_process: GO:0006436 - tryptophanyl-tRNA aminoacylation [Evidence IEA]), whose protein sequence is MAEEQSHTAQEQDINPWSVEGARDENGEVVAINYEAICRKWNTSIIDEKLLERFEKVTGHKPHRWLRRGLFFSHRDFDRILTLYERGEPFFLYTGRGPSTGSLHLGHTIPLQFTKWLQDVFDVPLVFMLTDDEKALFKDSITFEDAMHFAMENAKDIIALGFDLKKTFIYSDLKYVSNHFLMNAWEFGKLVTFNQVRGAFGFNESTNIGRIFFPSLQCVAAFATSYPEIWKDEPSTERTQEIANIQCLIPMGIDQDPYFRLLRDNAHRMRFPSPKPALIHSKFLTALQGAGGKMSSSDPNSAIFMTDTPKQIKTKINKYAFSGGQVSIEDHRRLGGNPDVDVSYVYLTYFEEDDAKLEEIYKNYKSGELLTGELKKMTIEVLQQYVAAFQEKRKEVTDEVLAAYMKPRKLEWKGNPNPVPAPAPAIRTKKESA, encoded by the exons ATGGCCGAGGAGCAGTCACACACCGCGCAAGAACAGGATATCAATCCTTGGTCCGTGGAGGGTGCCCGCGACGAGAACGGAGAGGTGGTCGCCATCAACTATGAGGCCATCTGTCG GAAATGGAACACCTCCATTATTGACGAGAAGCTCCTTGAGCGCTTCGAGAAGGTGACCGGACACAAGCCGCATCGCTGGCTCCGACGCGGCCTGTTCTTCAGTCACCGTGACTTCGACCGCATCCTGACCCTCTACGAGCGCGGCGAgcctttcttcctctacacCGGTCGTGGTCCCAGTACCGGCAGTCTGCACCTGGGTCACACCATCCCCCTGCAGTTCACCAAGTGGCTGCAGGATGTTTTCGACGTTCCCTTGGTCTTCATGCTTACGGACGACGAGAAGGCTTTGTTCAAGGATAGCATAACGTTCGAGGATGCCATGCACTTCGCCATGGAGAACGCTAAGGACATTATTGCCCTGGGATTTGATCTCAAGAAGACCTTCATTTACAGCGACCTGAAGTATGTTAGCAACCACTTCCTCATGAACGCCTGGGAGTTCGGAAAGCTGGTCACTTTCAACCAAGTCCGTGGTGCGTTCGGCTTCAACGAGAG CACCAACATCGGtcgcatcttcttcccctcccttcagTGTGTCGCCGCTTTCGCTACCTCCTACCCTGAGATCTGGAAGGACGAGCCCTCCACCGAGCGTACCCAGGAGATTGCCAACATCCAGTGCTTGATCCCTATGGGTATCGACCAGGATCCCTACTTCCGTCTGCTCCGTGACAACGCCCACCGCATGCGTTTCCCCTCACCCAAGCCCGCCTTGATCCACTCCAAGTTCCTTACTGCCCTGCAAGGAGCCGGCGGCAAGATGTCCTCCTCCGACCccaactcggccatcttcATGACCGACACTCCCAAGCAGATCAAG ACCAAGATCAACAAGTACGCCTTCAGCGGTGGCCAAGTCAGCATCGAGGACCACCGCCGTCTGGGTGGAAACCCCGACGTCGACGTTTCCTACGTCTACCTTACCTACTtcgaggaggacgacgcCAAGCTGGAAGAGATCTACAAGAACTACAAGAGCGGTGAGCTCCTGACTGGTGAGCTCAAGAAGATGACCATCGAGGTGCTGCAGCAGTATGTTGCTGCGTtccaggagaagagaaaggaagtcACCGACGAGGTGCTGGCGGCGTACATGAAGCCCCGCAAGCTGGAGTGGAAGGGCAACCCCAACCCCGTCCCGGCCCCGGCCCCTGCCATCCGCACTAAGAAGGAAAGCGCGTGA
- a CDS encoding threonine/serine dehydratase (COG:E;~EggNog:ENOG410PFC0;~InterPro:IPR036052,IPR001926;~PFAM:PF00291;~antiSMASH:Cluster_4.7) — MADPTVLVQSLTPSAIHDAYSLIQPYVHRTPLLTCQTLNTIASAPQSPEALTGTSFEGQAPANPKFRFFFKCENYQRIGAFKARGAFHALLRLITERGKEDVQKRGVITHSSGNHAQALALAAATLGVPAYIIMPSISTPSKIAGTRSHGAEVIFSGSTSVEREAVVADVQAKTGAILIPPYDDFNIICGQGTTALELEEQYRELLAEKPHLSIRQGSKPLDAVFTPIGGGGLNSGVATFFSDKTTKVFGAEPSFEGADDCRRGLEAGERVPAVSTLTIADGLRTPVGLLNWEVISNRNKVAGVYAVTEEQIKAAMRLVLERMKVVVEPSAVVGLAVCLYNEEFRRLVEKEAPEGWDVGIVFSGGNTTVEAIGKLFS, encoded by the exons ATGGCTGACCCTACCGTGCTCGTGCAATCTTTGACCCCTTCAGCTATTCATGATGCCTACTCCCTCATCCAACCCTATGTGCACCGCACGCCTCTCCTCACTTGCCAAaccctcaacaccattgCCTCGGCGCCGCAATCTCCGGAGGCATTGACCGGCACCTCCTTTGAGGGCCAAGCTCCTGCCAATCCCAAGTTCCGCTTCTTTTTCAAATGCGAGAACTACCAACGGATAGGTGCCTTCAAGGCCCGAGGAGCCTTCCATGCTCTGTTACGACTCATCACCGAacgggggaaggaggatgtACAGAAACGGGGTGTTATCACCCACAGCTCTG GAAACCACGCTCAagctctcgctctcgctgCCGCCACTCTTGGTGTTCCCGCCTACATTATCATGCCTAGTATTAGCACACCCTCCAAGATCGCTGGGACGCGCTCCCACGGTGCAGAGGTCATTTTCAGTGGCTCAACGAGCGTCGAGCGCGAAGCTGTCGTCGCTGATGTGCAGGCCAAGACCGGTGCCATTCTGATCCCGCCCTATGATGACTTCAATATCATCTGCGGCCAGGGTACTACGGCTCTCGAGCTTGAGGAGCAGTACAGGGAACTGCTGGCCGAGAAGCCCCACCTGAGCATCCGCCAGGGTTCCAAGCCTCTCGATGCTGTCTTCACACCCATCGGTGGAGGTGGTCTCAATTCTGGTGTTGCAACCTTTTTCTCGGACAAGACGACCAAGGTGTTTGGCGCGGAACCCAGTTTCGAGGGCGCAGACGACTGCCGGCGCGGATTGGAAGCCGGGGAGCGGGTTCCGGCAGTGTCAACACTGACCATCGCGGACGGCTTGCGGACACCGGTTGGCTTGTTGAACTGGGAGGTGATCTCGAACCGGAACAAGGTCGCTGGCGTATATGCTGTGACGGAGGAGCAGATCAAGGCGGCAATGCGTCTGGTCCTGGAACGCATgaaggtagtagtagagccAAGCGCTGTAGTGGGTTTGGCCGTTTGCCTGTATAACGAGGAGTTCCGACGACTAGTCGAGAAGGAAGCTCCTGAGGGTTGGGATGTAGGCATCGTGTTCAGCGGTGGAAACACCACGGTTGAGGCCATTGGAAAGTTGTTCAGTTAA
- a CDS encoding uncharacterized protein (COG:C;~EggNog:ENOG410PICX;~InterPro:IPR015590,IPR016161,IPR016162,IPR016163;~PFAM:PF00171;~SMCOG1017:aldehyde dehydrogenase;~antiSMASH:Cluster_4.7;~go_function: GO:0016491 - oxidoreductase activity [Evidence IEA];~go_function: GO:0016620 - oxidoreductase activity, acting on the aldehyde or oxo group of donors, NAD or NADP as acceptor [Evidence IEA];~go_process: GO:0055114 - oxidation-reduction process [Evidence IEA]): MDPFTAIAASVAKVPLFINGRDYGGSHSFKIESPVTGETCWEAACATFADAATAIETAKAAFPAWARTKPAVRRYILLETANVLERRRSEFANYMHIETGADVEAIKGFVIPLASSMLRDIAGRISSICGSVPVVEGEGQSAIVFKEPMGVILGMVPSTTAPYISGIRAAACALAAGNTAVLLSSMQTPRCYRSIGRAFWEAGLPDGCLNAISICREDMPPIMNAMIEHPAIRKVNYTGSIYLGKQIAAICGRYLKPSLIDTMGQNYAIVCADADVPVAVEGVLAGVMLNSYRIYMSTGRILVDASIAEEFMDALKYTLSMTDAHVLPPIFVKAFMKTHVESLITSAVECGAELLHGKLETEPSCDGVLSIGPFVLANVKPNMRVWLEGEYTTLTACMLVRSDDEAVRIANSVGYGSSASVFTKDLRKGLAIAKQLEFGAVHINGMNMHDEPVLPYGGIKESGWGRFNAEEGLNEYLVTKSVTSISSNTITGQKYKVGWV; the protein is encoded by the exons ATGGATCCTTTCACGGCTATCGCAGCCTCTGTCGCCAAGGTTCCCCTGTTCATCAACGGTCGAGACTATGGCGGCTCGCACTCGTTCAAGATTGAGAGTCCTGTGACCGGCGAGACTTGCTGGGAAGCAGCATGTGCTACGTTTGCCGATGCGGCGACGGCTATTGAGACAGCGAAGGCAGCATTTCCAGCGTGGGCTCGTACCAAGCCTGCCGTCAGACGTTATATCCTGCTTGAGACAGCCAATGTTCTTGAGAGACGTCGAAGCGAATTTGCAAACTATATGCATATTGAGACGGGTGCTGACGTTGAGGCCATCAAGGGGTTCGTCATTCCTCTTGCGAGCAGTATGCTGAGGGATATTGCAGGTCGCATATCTTCAATCTGTGGGAGTGTGCCGgtggttgaaggagaaggtcagAGTGCAATTGTCTTCAAGGAGCCCATGGGTGTCATATTAGGGATGGTGCCCAG TACTACTGCCCCTTATATATCCGGGATTCGTGCGGCAGCCTGCGCTCTCGCAGCTGGAAATACCGCTGTCCTTTTGTCTTCAATGCAGACTCCGCGATGTTATCGGTCCATTGGCCGAGCTTTTTGGGAAGCAGGCCTTCCGGATGGATGCTTGAATGCCATATCTATCTGCCGAGAAGATATGCCTCCAATTATGAATGCCATGATTGAGCATCCGGCGATACGGAAGGTCAATTACACGGGGAGTATATATTTGGGGAAACAGATTGCTGCTATTTGTGGCAGGTACCTCAAGCCATCGTTGATCGACACTATGGGGCAGAACTATGCTATTGTTTGTGCGGATGCTGATGTCCCGGTTGCTGTGGAGGGCGTGCTGGCTGGAGTTATGTTGAAC TCCTATCGAATCTACATGTCAACTGGTCGTATCCTTGTTGATGCCTCTATTGCTGAAGAATTCATGGATGCCCTGAAATATACTCTGAGCATGACGGATGCCCACGTGCTTCCGCCCATATTCGTCAAAGCATTTATGAAGACTCACGTGGAGAGCTTGATTACGAGCGCTGTGGAATGTGGAGCCGAGTTACTCCATGGAAAGCTTGAGACAGAACCAAGTTGCGACGGTGTTCTGAGTATTGGCCCGTTCGTGCTCGCTAATGTTAAGCCAAACATGCGAGTGTGGCTCGAGGGAGAATATACTACATTGACGGCTTGCATGCTTGTCAGGAGCGACGATGAAGCTGTCAGAATCGCCAATAGTGTTGGTTACGGCAGCTCTGCTTCCGTATTCACGAAAGACCTTCGTAAAGGTCTTGCAATCGCTAAGCAGCTGGAGTTTGG CGCTGTGCATATAAATGGTATGAATATGCATGATGAACCGGTCCTTCCATACGGTGGAATCAAGGAGTCCGGTTGGGGGCGGTTCAATGCagaggagggattgaatgAGTACCTTGTGACTAAGTCTGTGACGTCAATCTCATCAAACACCATTACTGGTCAGAAATATAAGGTTGGCTGGGTATAA